The Nisaea sp. DNA segment CCGGTCAGCACCAGGGAGACCGACTTGTCGGCCACCGCCATCATCGCTTCGAGCCGGCGCAGATAACGGTCCGTCCGCCAGTCCTTGGCCAATTCGACGGCGGCGCGGGTCAGCTGGCCCGGATGTTTGTCCAGCTTCTCTTCCAGCCGTTCAAACAGGGTGAATGCGTCCGCCGTGGCGCCGGCGAACCCGGCAATCACGCTGCCGTCGCCGAGCCTGCGCACTTTGCGGGCCTGCGCCTTCATCACCGTGTTGCCGAAGCTGACCTGACCATCGCCGGCCACCAGCACCTGGCCGTTCTTGCGCACCGAAAGGATTGTGGTGCCGTGCCACTGGATCGGGTCTGCGGCCTGATTGTTCATGAGAACTCCATGGATAACGTGCCCGTCCAATTTGGGCATCGGACGGATAACGTCAAGAGAACGCTTTTGACAAGGGTGGAAGCATAGAGAGAACTTGCGGTCCGGTGATTGGCATTTCGCCGTACTTCCTGCTACATAGCCGCCGTATATTGCTTGGGAGCAGAACCCATGTCGGACAACCGCAGCGCGACCGTCAAGCGCGTGACCAATGAAACCAGCATTTCCGTCGAGCTTTCGCTGGACGGAACCGGGAAGTATGACGTCGAGACCGGGATCGGTTTCCTCGACCATATGCTGGAACAACTGTCCCGACATTCCCTGATGGACCTCAAGGTCCGGGCCGAGGGTGATCTGCATATCGATGCCCACCACACGACCGAGGATTGCGGCTGGGCCATCGGCGATGCGCTGACGAAGGCGCTGAAGGACCGGAAGGGCATCAATCGCTATGGTTCGTCCTATCTGCCGATGGACGAGGCGCTGAGCCGTGTTGCGCTCGATTGCTCGAACCGCCCGTTTCTGGTCTGGCGGGCAACCATGCCGGCGCAGAAGCTGGGAGACATGGACACGGAGTTGTTCCGTGAGTTTTTCCAGGCCTTCAGCCAGGCGGCCGGACTGACCCTGCATATCGAAAATCTCTATGGTGACAACACGCACCATATCGTCGAGTCCATCTTCAAGGGTGTCGGCCGGGCGTTGCGTGTAGCCATTGAAATCGATCCGCGCCGCGCCGATGCCGTGCCCTCGACCAAGGGCACCCTCGGTGGGAGCTTGTGACCGCCTCTGGCGGCCGGACCACAGTCGCAGTTGTTGATTACGGGTCCGGCAACCTCCGTTCGGTGGCGAAAGCCTTCGAGCGGGTGGCGTCCGAGCATGGAAAAGGTACCGAGATCGTCGTGACGTCCGATCCGGCTGTGGTGCGCAAGGCAGGGCGGATCGTACTGCCGGGCGTTGGTGCCTTCGCCGATTGCCGAAGTGGTCTCTATGGTTTGCCCGGCATGGTCGAGGCACTGTCGGATGCGGTACTTGGGAACGGCACGCCGTTTCTCGGCATCTGCGTCGGCATGCAGCTCATGGCGGAGCGCGGGCTGGAGCACGTGACCTCGGAAGGGCTCGGCTGGATCGGCGGCGAGGTTCGCCTGATCGAACCTGCGCCGGCGCCGGACGGGCTTGCCCTCAAGGTCCCGCACATGGGTTGGAACCAGCTCAATTTCGTCCAGAGCGGGCATCCGTTGCTGAAAGACATCGAAGAAGGTGCCTTCGTTTACTATGTGCATTCGTATCTGTTCGATGTTGCGGACCGGTCCGACCTGATCGCGGTGAGTGATTACGGCGGCGAGATCGCGGCGCTCGTCGGGCGCGAAAACTATTTCGGGACCCAGTTTCACCCGGAGAAGA contains these protein-coding regions:
- the hisH gene encoding imidazole glycerol phosphate synthase subunit HisH translates to MTASGGRTTVAVVDYGSGNLRSVAKAFERVASEHGKGTEIVVTSDPAVVRKAGRIVLPGVGAFADCRSGLYGLPGMVEALSDAVLGNGTPFLGICVGMQLMAERGLEHVTSEGLGWIGGEVRLIEPAPAPDGLALKVPHMGWNQLNFVQSGHPLLKDIEEGAFVYYVHSYLFDVADRSDLIAVSDYGGEIAALVGRENYFGTQFHPEKSQANGLAFIRNFLDWAP
- the hisB gene encoding imidazoleglycerol-phosphate dehydratase HisB encodes the protein MSDNRSATVKRVTNETSISVELSLDGTGKYDVETGIGFLDHMLEQLSRHSLMDLKVRAEGDLHIDAHHTTEDCGWAIGDALTKALKDRKGINRYGSSYLPMDEALSRVALDCSNRPFLVWRATMPAQKLGDMDTELFREFFQAFSQAAGLTLHIENLYGDNTHHIVESIFKGVGRALRVAIEIDPRRADAVPSTKGTLGGSL
- the hslV gene encoding ATP-dependent protease subunit HslV, which encodes MNNQAADPIQWHGTTILSVRKNGQVLVAGDGQVSFGNTVMKAQARKVRRLGDGSVIAGFAGATADAFTLFERLEEKLDKHPGQLTRAAVELAKDWRTDRYLRRLEAMMAVADKSVSLVLTGNGDVLEPEDGLIGIGSGGTFALSAARALVDIDGMEAEAIARKAMKIAADICIYTNENLTVEKLESD